The DNA segment TAACGATTTTGTAGGGCTATTGGATGGAAATTCCTGCCAATGGAATCTACCAACTCAAATGCCGTGGACCATTGGAAAGAGGTGAATATTGTTGACACtcaccatacatgtataattatgactgcagGTGAACTAATCTGCTTTCCATGGATGCAAGGAGGTATGTGAAAACCGCTCTATCGTTATTCTTTAGCTCACTTCACTGCCTAACTTATCTTTGCAGATGAGCTCTTCCAGACTGAATCTATAATCCAGGATGACTTCTCTGCTCTAAACACCACATTATCAACCAGCGTATCATTAGTCAAGTGTCTCCAGGTGCCATTCCCTCCCCTCAACAAGCACACACCAACAACCAACCCCACTGAGTGCTGCAAGACGGAGATCGCAGATGGTGATAATGTATCTAAAGCAACTACTGTTGAAACCCCAATCCTACCGCTCTGCGATGTGTCCCCACCTGTAACTGTACACACTTATCCTTTGTCTGCACTCGACTGGtcagtgctgagtcagcagctATTGGACGTCCTACAAGCAGCTGTTCAAGTACGAGTTGACCATGCCCCTGAAGTCCCGTCCAACACAAGTGGACCCAGTACCGATCACAGTATTACCGTTTCGTCAGCCAAAGAACAATCAGAATTGAGCAGCGGAAGTGCTACCGTAGTCGATTGTAAAGACAATGAAGCTCCAAGCTCTTGTGGTGTACAATCACTAGATTCAAAACATTTTACAAAAGATGAATTAAAAGTTCAGGGAGAGAGTTTTACCTCGCTTGATGAAGTTAGACGTAAAGAAAGTGGAAAACATAACTCACCGGAAGACAGTTTGCAAGATAAAGCTGCCCATTTTGAAGTCAGAGTTGAGCGAAGTGTTGTGAGGGAGGGAAGAGCTAAAGTGGCTGTGTTGTACTCCGGAGGTGTTGATTCTACAGTATTGGCTGCTCTCGCTgataggtgtgtgtgtgtgggttggtTAGACACACCATTATTGAGTGATAGTCCTTTTCTTTTTCAAGTGTGTGCGTGGTTCTACTTATCAGGCTACAGAACTTTGCAGCGCTTTCATGTTTTTCTCTGCTGTAGGTGTCTGCCTAAAGGGGAAGAGATTGATCTGATCAATGTGGCATTTGAGCAAAAATCAGCTACTGTTGAGAAaaggtatatacacatgcacacttgaACAATGTTCATCTGTGTAcaagtattataattaagcCTTTACTGTACTTGTACGTAGGTTTGATGTACCAGACAGAGTGTCTGCTTTTGAGAGCTTGAGGGAGTTGAACCCAGAGAGGGCATGGAACCTGGTCATGGTGAGGCCTCTGCTGCTGtgttgtagtgtgtgtgtatgacttttctATCCTTTATAGGTGAATGGAACATTGGAAGAAGTCAATGAAATGAGGTAAATCTTTAATTGTATACGTAACCCCGTCACTCAAAGTTTTCTGACAACTTGTGATAGAGCTTTCTATTTTTCCCTTTTCCCACACAGGAAATAATCGTATTTAAGTCATCCTTGTTTCTATCCGCCCCCACAGACGTACCCAAATCTCACACATGGTGTACCCCCTGTGCACAGTGCTGGATGACAGCATTGGCTGTGCCCTGTGGTTTGCCGCtagaggggtggggctactGCACTCTGATCACCACCCACCAGCTCCGTATCACAGTCAAGCAAGAGTGAGTATCTACAACAATTAACATCAATTCTGGCTCTTGTTAAAACTTAAGTTGAAATGTTCAGAGAAGATAATATGTTTTAAATAAAATACAGTCAATAGACGTTTTCCTATCTCAtttttgagtagctagttcaTGATTGTGATTGCCATCTTCTGTTATTTTGATGCCTCTCCCGCAATCATGCAGACACTGCTTGTTGGCATAGGAGCGGATGAGCAGCTGGCAGGTTATGCAAGACACAGAACCAAGTTCAAGTAAGCTTAAGATGTTGCATGTACAAAGTTTTTAAATTGTACTATGCCTGCAACAATCATCTCATAAAGTGTCACATGACTATTCGGACTCTCAGCTCGTCTGGCTGGCCTGGTCTCACTGCTGAGTTGGAGATGGAAGTCAAACGATTGGCCAGAAGGAACCTCGGCAGAGATGACAGGTAGGGGAGCACTTCATAATGGCCACCTCTGAAGAAAAGCCAACTGTGATAATTTGCATGCATCCATTTCCCAAATTAACATATTCTGTGTACCAAACAACCCTGCAAAACAACCCTACAAAACAACCCTACAAAACAACCCTACAAATGCCACCTCTGTATTATTACTACGTTGTTCCCCAAATGTGTCCATTATAAACGGGCTATTCtacctgtacatgtgttcGGAACCAAGTAGGAATAAGTTAATTTCTCAGTTGCACTCAATGACCTAGCTTTCCACCCATGCACCCATTGATTGGTAAAGACTCCTTCCTTTGCACTATGATGGTATGTAATACAACATATAGTAATGTGACATGAGAGTGATGTCATGGCTGGTGCAGGTGTGTGGCGGACCATGAGAGGGAGGGGCAGTTCCCATTCCTGGATGAGCATGTTGTCACCTTCCTACAGACACTACCATCATGTTGCAAGGTGAGACTCTCTGTGATTGTATTTGTAGAAGATCGATACTCAAATAATCAGACACGTAGCGTCTAGTATTAGTACTTGAGTCAGCTCCTGGAATTCAGATTATACAGAGATGGCTTaatttgttgaggggttgtttttcGCACAAACTGTTTGCTTTGTATCGCAGTTAGCCTTTTGGCCGTGgccttattataattatcaccagTCGATTCTtcaaacacaccacacacacacacacaggcggaCCTCTCCCTCCCACGAGGACAAGGGGAGAAACGTCTATTGAGAGAAGTGGCTCATCTCCTTGGTTGCCATGGTGCTGGCCGGCTTCCCAAGAGAGCTATTCAGTTCGGCTCCAGAATGGCCAAAATGAGTGGAACCAGCAACAACAGAGAGCAAGGGAGTAGTGTGACTGGCAGGCTCTTGCCGGGAACTCACTGAGTCAGCTAGCTGATCTCGATCATGCAAATCATTTTGTTTCAACTGTTTATTTACAATCATTCATCGCCATTAATGTATGATTTTAGTGTTTGTTCTATTCAACTTTCAAATAAATAAAATTTCAGggaaacaataattaatgcaataattattattattatatagacaaCATAAAAAACAGATCTAAGTGTAGTGGAGATCAAATTATAATACAATTTATTAATGGGTAATTCAAAGATGCATGCAGACACATTAAAAACACAGAAACAAGACTGTACAGTATGCTACGTCTAAATGACATGTTCCATTGCTTCCAATTCCTTTGCGTCTCTTTGTTCTTCAGGTCTGAGATCGATGGGTCGAGATTCAATTTTTTGTCTGGGACTACAGAAACGAAGAACACAACAGTTAAAACATGACACAACAAAATGGGGAGGAGTAGAAGCCAGAAACCATGTATTGaatacatgactgtatgtacTCATGACTGTAGCATTGAGCCTCTGAATAAAAGCATCGAGCTGCAACACATTAACTTTGAGAGGCCGTTCTTAATTATAGGACGTGCAAATATCAGCCTCCTCCACAACAAAAGGGGAGACTGTGTGTGCGACTAACTTCCATACAATGAAGAACATGAGCTTGAAGCTATGTAATGAACAGCTAGGGGCTTCCCACCCTCGCCACTCTCACCTATGTAATGAACAGCTAGGGGCTTCCCCCCTCGCCACTCCCACCTATGTAATGAACAGCTAGGGGCTTCCCCCCTCGTCACTCTCACCTATGTAATGAACAGCTAGGGGCTTCCCCCCTCGCCACTCTCACCTATAATTGTCTTTTTTCCCGCTCTTCACACAGTAGCAGACAGCACCGAAGATGATGACAAACACCACCAGAGCCAGGATGAGGGCGGGGACCACCACAGCAGCGACTATCACACCAGTAGCAGCTGTCAGGAAGAGGGAAATGGGGTAAACAGTGTGAGCATACAGTGACaactgtctattgtggtcacccaaTCAGGACATCCTACAATTAAATTATACAATAGTACAGCCAAACTGCGTCGATACAACGTCTCCTTTACATGGTTTCACATTGTGCTTCCTCTTTATTGGAGTATGGGGATATGAGCAGGCTGCACTGTTATACCACcaacaatacaagacagacaTGCACCCATACGGTTATGAGAAGGAGACACAATTAAGCCATTGCCATAGGGACAATGGATACGTTTACATACGACAAATCAACTTACAAAAGATAGCCTGAGTGGCTGTTGAGTCAGGAGAAGCAGACATGTAAAGAAAGAGGGTGCaaaataattgtaattatCACAAAAAGCGTGAACTATAACAGCTCAGGAAATTGAATTTATTGCATCATGCATAATTTTCCTAAACATTTGCTGGTAGTACAATGTTATCACTGAGTCAGCACTTACGTGGGACAGGTGGCACTGCACGTGGGGAGAGAGGAAAACATACAAATATTATCACGGTAACTAAACAGTAGCCATACAAAATTTAATGGTGCCTGAGTGAGCATTAAAGTGCTTTTAAGTACGTACTGTTAACGAGCTAACAGACATGAACGCATTTAACAGTACACAAAAGAAGCTAGGAAAGAGAGCTCCTGATTGTACACACTAGGACTGTCACCTACAGTAGTTCATACTTTGTCATTACAAGCGATCATTACAATGAGATACTGTAAAGTGTGAGACTGTGAGGTGCCCTTACCGGTGTTGGTGACTCCTTGAACCAGAACCCACTTGGTGAAGGGGCCATAGTCGTAGGTCAGAGGCATCCGCTCCACTATCACTCCTATACGCACTCTCACCTgcaacacacacgcacataattatatagtgactTTCAAGCTGTACACAAACCACACTGGTACAGTGAAAACATGTCTATTAGCGGTCACCCTTGCTTGGGTAGACTAACAGtgactgtacgtacatgtacctaatagagagggtggcctgctgcTAATACAGgtacaaacacatgctatggagttTGACTTTGGGTCTCTTTAGCCTGGCTATATtagggtgacctgcttataAGGTGACCCTTCACTAGACAAGtttgactgtacatgcaaagaagcctggacaCATAGAGTGAACATAGAAATACGTCCATAGTGGTCACTGTTAGTGGAACCTcaaacatacatacatgcacgtagGACCACCTCAATCAACCTCCTAGTACACTGTCCATGCTCATAACCTGCCAGTAAATAGCCTGTATTCAAAATCTACATAATAAAATTGGTTGCTTGGTCactaagcatgcacatgcatccaAACAAACACAGAGTACTATGCAAACGAAACAGAAACTTCAATTTGGCCTATACTGTATACTGACAATTTGTACTATCAATGTACATGCGTatacactgttacagtatactttctaggtacatgtacaactattGGTACATGCATTCTAATGGACTACACTGCCCACCACCTACCTGGTAGTTCTGGGCATTTTCGACAGGTGAGACCACGAGGTAGCTGAATTTTGGATCCAGTATGGCACTATTTTTTGCATCATTCTTGCCAGAGTTTCTGTACTCAACACAATAACGTGCGACTTGTCCCACAGGAGGTGTCGTCTTTACGTCCGACCAATCAGCAAACAGCGTCTTATTGTCCGTGGTTCGCTGTACCTTGAGACTGTCGTCCACGGTGATCACAGGGACTGTACGAGAGAGAAGAGTGGGTGGATGAGGTAGTGAACCTTTGACAGTATAATAAAGTGGAATGTTGTCAAATTGTTACGGTCTTCACTATACACTGAGTTAGGGGCTTTTCTCTCCATTTATGGTCtcctgctacatgtataacaatgCTATAGTTGTGTGTAACGACGTGGTAAGGATAAAAGGAGATATCTTAGAATCTACCACATCTATGATTAAGTCTGTGTGACACAATCACATGCACGGGGTAAATATATAAATGCTAAATCACAGACACACTTACCATTTCCAAAGGTTGATACGATGACTGTCCCTCCGCCCAGTCCACCCGACGAGGCAGTAGACACTGCTCTAATGGCCACACTGTAAGTGGTGCCGGGATTAAGTCCAGTCAGTGTCGTCTGTACGTCCCCCACCTCTGAGATCTGTCCATTCAGCAGTACAGGTAGTAACCCAGTATTACTTGAAGCAGTAGATAGGTCAAGGAGTGTTCCTTCTTGGTAGAAGACTTCGTAGCGTAATAGGGTTGGGTCTAGAACATTGTGGTCGATAGGATAGAGCCAGGAGATAAAGATTTGAGATTGAGAGTCGGCGAGGGCGATAATTGGAGATGTTACGAGGCCAGGAGTGCcagctatgtgtgtgtgtgtggggggggggggaggggaagTAAAGTAATCAACAAAAACCAGCAAGTAAGCAACGCCATATCCAAGTTCACTGTATTAAGTACACCGCACTACACCTACAATGTAACACCTGCAGCGTATACCAcgtagcg comes from the Halichondria panicea chromosome 4, odHalPani1.1, whole genome shotgun sequence genome and includes:
- the LOC135335163 gene encoding asparagine synthetase domain-containing protein 1-like isoform X1, which translates into the protein MCGIFACLFCEGGINAQLKEEILWKLKRRGPDAIKEVTLKVGGPSLHLNLIGSLLRMRGDPTPQPHQVEVTSATGTHHTNHLLWNGNIFGGGIKIPRGCNDTVILGQELAAQEGTVAGLLATLSSICGPWALVYWQESTQSLWFGRDVFGRRSLLWHTPSKDDDLFALCSVGHYSEQDMPLGYWMEIPANGIYQLKCRGPLERGELICFPWMQGDELFQTESIIQDDFSALNTTLSTSVSLVKCLQVPFPPLNKHTPTTNPTECCKTEIADGDNVSKATTVETPILPLCDVSPPVTVHTYPLSALDWSVLSQQLLDVLQAAVQVRVDHAPEVPSNTSGPSTDHSITVSSAKEQSELSSGSATVVDCKDNEAPSSCGVQSLDSKHFTKDELKVQGESFTSLDEVRRKESGKHNSPEDSLQDKAAHFEVRVERSVVREGRAKVAVLYSGGVDSTVLAALADRCLPKGEEIDLINVAFEQKSATVEKRFDVPDRVSAFESLRELNPERAWNLVMVNGTLEEVNEMRRTQISHMVYPLCTVLDDSIGCALWFAARGVGLLHSDHHPPAPYHSQARTLLVGIGADEQLAGYARHRTKFNSSGWPGLTAELEMEVKRLARRNLGRDDRCVADHEREGQFPFLDEHVVTFLQTLPSCCKADLSLPRGQGEKRLLREVAHLLGCHGAGRLPKRAIQFGSRMAKMSGTSNNREQGSSVTGRLLPGTH
- the LOC135335163 gene encoding asparagine synthetase domain-containing protein 1-like isoform X2 produces the protein MCGIFACLFCEGGINAQLKEEILWKLKRRGPDAIKEVTLKVGGPSLHLNLIGSLLRMRGDPTPQPHQVEVTSATGTHHTNHLLWNGNIFGGGIKIPRGCNDTVILGQELAAQEGTVAGLLATLSSICGPWALVYWQESTQSLWFGRDVFGRRSLLWHTPSKDDDLFALCSVGHYSEQDMPLGYWMEIPANGIYQLKCRGPLERGDELFQTESIIQDDFSALNTTLSTSVSLVKCLQVPFPPLNKHTPTTNPTECCKTEIADGDNVSKATTVETPILPLCDVSPPVTVHTYPLSALDWSVLSQQLLDVLQAAVQVRVDHAPEVPSNTSGPSTDHSITVSSAKEQSELSSGSATVVDCKDNEAPSSCGVQSLDSKHFTKDELKVQGESFTSLDEVRRKESGKHNSPEDSLQDKAAHFEVRVERSVVREGRAKVAVLYSGGVDSTVLAALADRCLPKGEEIDLINVAFEQKSATVEKRFDVPDRVSAFESLRELNPERAWNLVMVNGTLEEVNEMRRTQISHMVYPLCTVLDDSIGCALWFAARGVGLLHSDHHPPAPYHSQARTLLVGIGADEQLAGYARHRTKFNSSGWPGLTAELEMEVKRLARRNLGRDDRCVADHEREGQFPFLDEHVVTFLQTLPSCCKADLSLPRGQGEKRLLREVAHLLGCHGAGRLPKRAIQFGSRMAKMSGTSNNREQGSSVTGRLLPGTH